In a genomic window of Cuculus canorus isolate bCucCan1 chromosome Z, bCucCan1.pri, whole genome shotgun sequence:
- the TMED7 gene encoding transmembrane emp24 domain-containing protein 7 has product MPLRGFPAVGPLLVLALAACAARASEITFELPDNAKQCFYEEIAQGTKCTLEFQVITGGHYDVDCRLEDPDGTVLYKEMKKQYDSFTFTASRNGTYKFCFSNEFSTFTHKTVYFDFQVGEDPPLFPSENRVTALTQMESACVSIHEALKSVIDYQTHFRLREAQGRSRAEDLNTRVAFWSVGEAIILLVVSIGQVFLLKSFFSDKRTTTTRVGS; this is encoded by the exons ATGCCACTGCGAGGCTTCCCGGCCGTGGGGCCATTGCTGGTGCTGGCGCTGGCGGCCTGCGCCGCGCGGGCCTCCGAGATCACCTTCGAGCTACCCGACAACGCCAAGCAGTGCTTCTACGAGGAGATCGCTCAGGGCACCAAATGCACTCTTGAGTTCCAG gtgATCACTGGAGGTCATTATGATGTTGACTGTAGGTTGGAAGATCCTGATGGCACTGTGTTAtacaaagagatgaagaaacaaTATGATAGCTTTACGTTTACTGCATCAAGAAATGGTACATACAAATTCTGCTTCAGCAACGAATTCTCTACTTTCACACACAAAACTGTGTACTTCGATTTCCAGGTTGGAGAAGATCCGCCACTGTTTCCTAGTGAGAACAGAGTAACTGCACTTACCCAG ATGGAGTCTGCCTGTGTTTCAATTCATGAAGCTTTGAAGTCAGTCATTGATTATCAGACTCATTTTCGCCTGAGGGAAGCGCAGGGccgcagcagagcagaggatttAAACACGAGGGTGGCCTTCTGGTCAGTAGGGGAAGCAATCATTCTTCTTGTCGTTAGCATTGGGCAGGTATTTCTTCTCAAAAGCTTCTTCTCAGATAAAAGAACCACGACAACCCGTGTTGGATCATAA